One window of the Streptomyces sp. ITFR-21 genome contains the following:
- a CDS encoding branched-chain amino acid ABC transporter substrate-binding protein, with the protein MQHRSLLILTSVLATGALTLTACGSRSDDDKKGSGDSSSAANTTVVIGVDAPLTGQNSATGLGLQYGVQIAVDDANAKKLVPGVTFKVKALDDKALPASGQQNATALVQDNTVIGAVGPLNSGVAGSMQQVFATANLVEISPANTNPTLTQGNNWSTGKKVRPFKTYFRTATTDALQGGFAADYAYNTAKKADAFVVDDKQTYGAGLAGIFKDKFADLGGKIAGTDHVNTGDTDFSTLVTKIKSSKADLLYYGGQYDEAELITKQLKAAGVKIPLMGGDGMFSDTYISTAGPAAEGDYATSVGVPVTTLPTAQDFIKAYKDKHYPGDYGTYGGYSYDAATAIIKAVKTVVDANGGKLPAISDARAKVVEAVQNSDFDGIAGHVSFDEFGDTTNKQLTVYQVKDGKWAAVKSGTYTG; encoded by the coding sequence GTGCAACACCGTTCCTTGCTGATACTGACCTCCGTGCTCGCCACCGGAGCGCTCACCCTCACCGCTTGCGGCTCGCGTAGCGACGACGACAAGAAGGGCAGCGGGGACAGCAGCAGCGCCGCCAACACCACGGTCGTCATCGGCGTCGACGCCCCGCTCACCGGCCAGAACTCCGCCACCGGCCTCGGCCTCCAGTACGGCGTGCAGATCGCGGTCGACGACGCCAACGCCAAGAAGCTCGTCCCCGGCGTGACCTTCAAGGTCAAGGCCCTCGACGACAAGGCACTGCCGGCCAGCGGCCAGCAGAACGCCACCGCGCTCGTCCAGGACAACACCGTCATCGGCGCCGTCGGCCCGCTGAACTCCGGTGTCGCGGGCTCCATGCAGCAGGTCTTCGCCACCGCCAACTTGGTCGAGATCTCCCCCGCCAACACCAACCCCACCCTGACCCAGGGCAACAACTGGAGCACCGGCAAGAAGGTCCGCCCCTTCAAGACCTACTTCCGCACCGCCACCACCGACGCCCTGCAGGGCGGCTTCGCGGCCGACTACGCCTACAACACCGCCAAGAAGGCCGACGCCTTCGTCGTCGACGACAAGCAGACCTACGGCGCCGGCCTCGCAGGCATCTTCAAGGACAAGTTCGCCGACCTCGGCGGCAAGATCGCCGGCACCGACCACGTCAACACCGGCGACACCGACTTCTCCACCCTCGTCACCAAGATCAAGAGCTCCAAGGCCGACCTGCTCTACTACGGCGGCCAGTACGACGAAGCCGAACTCATCACCAAGCAGCTCAAGGCCGCCGGCGTCAAGATCCCCCTCATGGGCGGCGACGGCATGTTCTCCGACACCTACATCTCCACCGCCGGACCCGCGGCCGAAGGCGACTACGCCACCTCCGTCGGCGTCCCCGTCACCACCCTGCCCACCGCCCAGGACTTCATCAAGGCCTACAAGGACAAGCACTACCCCGGCGACTACGGCACCTACGGCGGCTACTCCTACGACGCCGCCACCGCCATCATCAAGGCCGTGAAGACCGTCGTCGACGCCAACGGCGGCAAGCTGCCCGCCATCAGCGACGCCCGCGCCAAGGTCGTTGAAGCCGTCCAGAACAGCGACTTCGACGGCATCGCCGGCCACGTCTCCTTCGACGAGTTCGGCGACACCACCAACAAGCAGCTCACCGTCTACCAGGTCAAGGACGGCAAGTGGGCCGCCGTCAAGAGCGGCACCTACACCGGCTGA
- a CDS encoding ABC transporter ATP-binding protein — protein sequence MTALLEVEDLRVAYGKIEAVKGISFSVEAGQVVTLIGTNGAGKTTTLRTLSGLLKPIGGRVTFDGKVLTRVPPHKIVALGLAHSPEGRHIFPRLTIEQNLQLGAYLRKDTSGITQDIERAYELFPILGERRRQAAGTLSGGEQQMLAMGRALMSQPKLLMLDEPSMGLSPIMMQKIMATIVELKTQGTTILLVEQNAQAALSLADQAHVMDVGTIRLSGTGQELLHDEGVRRTYLGED from the coding sequence ATGACCGCACTGCTCGAAGTAGAGGACCTCCGCGTCGCCTACGGAAAAATCGAAGCCGTCAAAGGCATCTCCTTCTCTGTCGAAGCCGGCCAGGTCGTCACCCTCATCGGCACCAACGGCGCCGGCAAAACCACCACCCTGCGAACCCTCAGCGGCCTTCTCAAACCCATCGGCGGCCGCGTCACCTTCGACGGGAAAGTCCTCACCCGGGTCCCCCCGCACAAGATCGTCGCCCTCGGACTCGCCCACTCCCCAGAAGGCCGCCACATCTTCCCCCGTCTGACCATCGAACAAAACCTCCAGCTCGGCGCCTACCTCCGCAAGGACACCAGCGGAATCACCCAGGACATCGAACGCGCCTACGAACTCTTCCCCATTCTCGGAGAACGCCGCCGCCAAGCCGCCGGCACCCTCTCCGGCGGCGAACAGCAAATGCTCGCCATGGGCCGCGCCCTGATGTCCCAGCCCAAACTGCTCATGCTCGACGAACCCTCCATGGGCCTGTCACCCATCATGATGCAGAAGATCATGGCCACCATCGTCGAGCTCAAAACCCAGGGCACCACCATCCTGCTCGTCGAACAGAACGCCCAAGCGGCGCTCTCCCTCGCCGACCAGGCCCACGTCATGGACGTCGGCACCATCAGGCTCTCCGGCACCGGACAAGAACTCCTCCACGACGAAGGCGTCCGCCGCACCTACCTCGGCGAGGACTGA
- a CDS encoding branched-chain amino acid ABC transporter permease yields MTDIPLTTAETTTPTTGRNRRTAPFVPVPPTAARAITLTGVVATIAATFLSWTYTTDFPGDLTVTGYPGGLQVLTLIGGILTGLLALGAFGVKGLRWLIPSRSNNAVLLLALGTAATTWYTVIAIAVKLGGFANLDPGGFVAAAATLILLIGTLALPLHRHPLEKPDAEFYELGWFADKTLVRNGYRALREARLHHADLPVSDPAKLPAWASYPIIIAIAAIGLKVLTYGLATSYTEIFVGYLILVVLTLWALSAAGLTRQFATITAEHRPFAATMGFLAAVAYPFAQNNEHWANLGVNILIFGTVALGLNIVVGLTGLLDLGYVAFLGVGAYAAALVSGSQFSVWSGVQFPFWAAALTGMAAALVFGVLIGAPTLRLRGDYLAIVTLGFGEIFRIAVNNLDGVSGPKLTGGPNGIAQIPDLSIFGYNLGSSHDVGSITLGRFGNYYLLMLLITVIVVLVFTRAADSRIGRSWIAIREDETAATAMGINGFRVKLIAFALGASLAGLAGTVSAHVTYNVVPNPYQFSGAAPPNSAFLLAAVVLGGMGTVSGPVLGAALLYLIPEKLGFLSRYELFAFGVTLILIMRFRPEGIIANRRRQLEFHEPDDGDTTTIPSRRPLGDDTVPASQAGA; encoded by the coding sequence ATGACCGACATCCCCCTCACCACCGCCGAAACCACCACCCCCACCACCGGCCGCAACCGCCGCACCGCCCCCTTCGTACCGGTGCCGCCCACCGCCGCCCGCGCCATCACCCTGACCGGCGTCGTCGCCACCATCGCCGCCACCTTCCTGTCCTGGACCTACACCACCGACTTCCCCGGCGACCTCACCGTCACCGGCTACCCCGGCGGCCTCCAAGTCCTCACCCTCATCGGCGGCATCCTCACCGGACTCCTCGCCCTCGGCGCCTTCGGCGTCAAAGGTCTGCGCTGGCTCATCCCCAGCCGCAGCAACAACGCCGTACTCCTGCTCGCCCTCGGCACCGCCGCCACCACCTGGTACACCGTCATCGCGATCGCGGTGAAACTCGGCGGCTTCGCCAACCTCGACCCCGGCGGCTTCGTCGCCGCAGCCGCCACCCTCATCCTGCTCATCGGCACCCTCGCCCTGCCCCTGCACCGACACCCGCTGGAAAAACCCGACGCGGAGTTCTACGAACTCGGCTGGTTCGCCGACAAAACCCTTGTCCGCAACGGCTACCGCGCACTACGCGAAGCCCGCCTCCACCACGCCGACCTCCCCGTCTCCGACCCGGCCAAACTCCCCGCCTGGGCCTCCTACCCCATCATCATCGCCATCGCCGCGATCGGCCTCAAAGTCCTCACCTACGGACTCGCCACCAGCTACACCGAGATCTTCGTCGGCTACCTGATCCTCGTCGTCCTCACCCTGTGGGCCCTCAGCGCCGCCGGACTCACCCGGCAGTTCGCCACCATCACCGCCGAACACCGGCCGTTCGCCGCCACCATGGGCTTCCTCGCCGCCGTCGCCTACCCCTTCGCCCAGAACAACGAACACTGGGCCAACCTCGGCGTCAACATCCTCATCTTCGGCACCGTCGCCCTCGGCCTCAACATCGTCGTCGGCCTCACCGGCCTGCTCGACCTCGGCTACGTCGCCTTCCTCGGCGTCGGCGCCTACGCCGCAGCCCTCGTCTCCGGCTCCCAGTTCTCCGTCTGGTCCGGCGTCCAGTTCCCCTTCTGGGCCGCCGCCCTCACCGGCATGGCCGCCGCCCTCGTCTTCGGCGTCCTCATCGGCGCCCCCACCCTCCGCCTCCGCGGCGACTACCTCGCCATCGTCACCCTCGGCTTCGGAGAGATCTTCCGCATCGCCGTCAACAACCTCGACGGCGTCTCAGGCCCCAAACTCACCGGCGGCCCCAACGGCATCGCCCAGATCCCCGACCTGTCGATCTTCGGCTACAACCTCGGCAGCTCCCACGACGTCGGCTCCATCACCCTCGGCCGATTCGGCAACTACTACCTGCTGATGCTGCTCATCACCGTCATCGTCGTCCTCGTCTTCACCCGCGCCGCCGACTCCCGCATCGGCCGCTCCTGGATCGCCATCCGCGAAGACGAAACCGCCGCCACCGCCATGGGCATCAACGGCTTCCGCGTCAAACTCATCGCCTTCGCCCTCGGCGCCTCCCTCGCCGGCCTCGCCGGCACCGTCAGCGCCCACGTCACCTACAACGTCGTCCCCAACCCCTACCAGTTCTCCGGCGCCGCCCCACCCAACTCCGCCTTCCTGCTCGCCGCCGTCGTCCTCGGCGGCATGGGCACCGTCAGCGGACCCGTCCTCGGCGCCGCACTGCTCTACCTCATCCCCGAAAAACTCGGCTTCCTCTCCCGCTACGAACTCTTCGCCTTCGGCGTCACCCTCATCCTCATCATGCGGTTCCGCCCCGAAGGCATCATCGCCAACCGCCGCCGCCAACTCGAGTTCCACGAACCCGACGACGGCGACACCACCACCATCCCCAGCAGGCGGCCCCTCGGCGACGACACCGTCCCCGCCAGCCAGGCAGGGGCGTGA
- a CDS encoding PaaI family thioesterase has product MGEQTTTTFPPEILEQYADLGVDLRSLFSAGHLGDRMGIRVTEAAPDKVVGTMPVEGNTQPYGLLHGGASAVLAETLGSIGAMLHGGPTKIAVGVDLNATHHRGLRSGTVTGTATPVHRGRSSATYEIAITDEAGKRVCTARLTCMLRPTTATGATAPTP; this is encoded by the coding sequence ATGGGCGAGCAGACCACCACCACGTTCCCCCCGGAAATCCTGGAGCAGTACGCCGACCTCGGCGTGGACCTGCGGTCCCTGTTCTCCGCGGGACACCTCGGCGACCGCATGGGCATCCGCGTCACCGAGGCCGCACCCGACAAGGTGGTCGGCACCATGCCCGTCGAGGGCAACACCCAGCCCTACGGCCTCCTGCACGGCGGCGCCTCCGCCGTCCTCGCCGAAACCCTCGGCTCCATCGGCGCCATGCTCCACGGCGGCCCCACCAAAATCGCCGTCGGCGTCGACCTCAACGCCACCCACCACCGCGGCCTCCGCTCCGGCACCGTCACCGGCACCGCGACCCCCGTCCACCGCGGCCGCTCCTCCGCCACCTACGAGATCGCCATCACCGACGAAGCCGGCAAACGCGTCTGCACCGCCCGCCTCACCTGCATGCTCCGCCCCACCACCGCCACCGGCGCCACCGCCCCCACTCCCTAG
- the pyk gene encoding pyruvate kinase translates to MRRAKIVCTLGPATDSYDQIKALVDAGMDVARLNLSHGSYAEHEDRYRRVRKAADESGRSVGILVDLQGPKIRLGRFAEGPVLLERGDEFTITIDDIEGDQQICGTTYKGLTADVARGERILVDDGRVTLEVTDVEGPRVHTMVIEGGMVSDHKGLNLPGVAVSVPALSDKDVRDLRWGLRIGADVIALSFVRSGRDIDPVHRIMDEEGRRVPVIAKVEKPQAVDNLEDIVDAFDGIMVARGDLGVEMPLEAVPMVQKRAVALARRNAKPVIVATQMLDSMIDNSRPTRAEASDVANAVIDGTDAVMLSGETSVGKYPIETVKVMSRIVAAAEEDVLAAGLPPLTDHNKPRTQAGAVARAAAEMGDFLGARFLVAFTQSGDTVRRLSRYRSPIPVLAFTPEPDTRSQLNLTWGVETFLGPMVQTTDEMVQQVDEQLLRIGRCKKGDVVVITAGSPPGVPGTTNLVRVHHIGEDDSPKA, encoded by the coding sequence ATGCGCCGAGCCAAAATTGTCTGCACCCTGGGACCCGCCACCGACTCCTACGACCAGATCAAGGCACTGGTCGACGCCGGTATGGACGTGGCCCGACTCAACCTGAGCCACGGGTCGTACGCCGAACACGAGGACCGCTACCGACGGGTCCGCAAGGCCGCCGACGAGAGCGGCCGCAGCGTGGGCATCCTGGTCGACCTTCAGGGCCCGAAGATCCGGCTCGGCCGTTTCGCCGAAGGACCGGTACTCCTCGAACGCGGCGACGAGTTCACCATCACCATCGACGACATCGAGGGCGACCAGCAGATCTGCGGAACCACCTACAAGGGCCTGACCGCCGACGTCGCCCGCGGCGAACGCATCCTGGTCGACGACGGCCGCGTCACCCTGGAGGTCACCGACGTCGAGGGCCCCCGGGTGCACACCATGGTCATCGAGGGCGGCATGGTCTCCGACCACAAGGGGCTCAACCTCCCCGGTGTCGCGGTCTCCGTCCCCGCACTGTCCGACAAGGACGTCCGCGACCTGCGCTGGGGCCTGCGGATCGGCGCCGACGTGATCGCGCTGTCCTTCGTCCGCAGCGGCCGCGACATCGACCCGGTGCACCGGATCATGGACGAGGAGGGCCGCCGGGTCCCGGTCATCGCCAAGGTCGAGAAGCCGCAGGCGGTCGACAACCTGGAGGACATCGTCGACGCCTTCGACGGCATCATGGTCGCCCGCGGCGACCTGGGCGTCGAGATGCCGCTGGAAGCCGTACCCATGGTGCAGAAGCGCGCCGTCGCCCTCGCCCGCCGCAACGCCAAACCGGTCATCGTCGCCACCCAGATGCTCGACTCGATGATCGACAACTCCCGACCCACCCGCGCCGAGGCCAGCGACGTCGCCAACGCCGTCATCGACGGCACCGACGCGGTGATGCTGTCCGGCGAGACCAGCGTCGGCAAGTACCCGATCGAGACCGTCAAGGTGATGTCCCGGATCGTCGCCGCCGCCGAGGAGGACGTCCTCGCGGCCGGCCTGCCGCCGCTCACCGACCACAACAAGCCCCGCACCCAGGCCGGCGCCGTCGCCCGCGCCGCCGCCGAGATGGGCGACTTCCTCGGCGCCCGGTTCCTGGTCGCCTTCACCCAGTCGGGCGACACGGTCCGGCGGCTGTCCCGCTACCGCTCGCCGATCCCGGTGCTCGCCTTCACCCCCGAGCCCGACACCCGCTCCCAGCTCAACCTGACCTGGGGGGTGGAGACCTTCCTCGGCCCGATGGTGCAGACCACCGACGAGATGGTGCAGCAGGTGGACGAGCAGCTGCTGCGGATCGGCCGCTGCAAGAAGGGCGACGTGGTGGTCATCACGGCCGGCTCGCCGCCCGGCGTGCCCGGCACCACCAACCTGGTCCGCGTCCACCACATCGGCGAGGACGACTCACCCAAGGCGTAA
- a CDS encoding ABC transporter ATP-binding protein: protein MTTTSTPAPVPAHTPDEGPLLQASGVIMRFGGLTAVRNVDLTVNSGEIVGLIGPNGAGKTTFFNCLTGLYVPTEGTVTYRGAVLPPKPHLVTKAGIARTFQNIRLFANMTVLENVLVGRHTRTREGLLSALIRGPGYHRAEAKSRARAMELLEFTGLAEKAGHLARNLPYGEQRKLEIARALASEPGLLLLDEPTAGMNPQETRATEELVFAIRDQGIAVLVIEHDMRFIFNLCDRVAVLVQGELLVEGTSEVVQRDDRVIAAYLGEPIADSTDDTATDTATTDDNGRAPADRPTQHQPAPADDEQQENDR from the coding sequence ATGACCACAACCAGCACCCCCGCACCCGTCCCCGCCCACACCCCCGACGAGGGCCCGCTCCTCCAGGCCAGCGGTGTCATCATGCGCTTCGGCGGCCTCACCGCCGTCCGCAACGTCGACCTCACCGTCAACAGCGGCGAAATCGTCGGCCTCATCGGCCCCAACGGCGCCGGCAAAACCACCTTCTTCAACTGCCTCACCGGCCTCTACGTCCCCACCGAAGGCACCGTCACCTACCGCGGCGCCGTCCTCCCCCCCAAACCCCACCTCGTCACCAAAGCCGGCATCGCCCGCACCTTCCAGAACATCCGGCTCTTCGCCAACATGACCGTCCTGGAAAACGTCCTCGTCGGCCGCCACACCCGCACCCGCGAAGGACTGCTCTCCGCCCTCATCCGCGGCCCCGGCTACCACCGAGCCGAAGCGAAATCCCGCGCCCGAGCCATGGAACTCCTGGAGTTCACCGGCCTCGCAGAAAAAGCCGGCCACCTCGCCCGCAACCTCCCCTACGGCGAGCAGCGCAAGCTCGAAATCGCCCGCGCCCTCGCCAGCGAACCCGGCCTGCTCCTGCTCGACGAACCCACCGCCGGCATGAACCCCCAGGAAACCCGGGCCACCGAAGAACTCGTCTTCGCCATCCGCGACCAAGGCATCGCCGTCCTCGTCATCGAGCACGACATGCGGTTCATCTTCAACCTCTGCGACCGCGTCGCCGTCCTCGTCCAAGGCGAACTCCTCGTCGAAGGCACCTCCGAAGTCGTCCAACGCGACGACCGCGTCATCGCCGCCTACCTCGGCGAACCCATCGCCGACAGCACCGACGACACCGCCACGGACACCGCCACCACCGACGACAACGGCCGGGCACCGGCAGACCGGCCCACGCAACACCAGCCGGCCCCGGCCGACGACGAGCAGCAGGAGAACGACCGATGA
- a CDS encoding serine/threonine-protein kinase — MDSNDGSGRPAHGGPGDGAERWVVPGYTHERDLGAGASGLVVLARHQTTGTAVAIKYLSGPLGQDHRFREAFRDEATLLGGLDSPHIARFYEYVEDGPDAAIVMELVDGISLHTLLSQEGATDPEPALTVLKGSLLGLAAAHAAGVVHRDYKPANILVTADGGSKLVDFGVAVRSGESGTVAGTPSYMAPEQWTGGPATPATDVYAATATFYECLTGTKPYAGTTMFELAVQHTEAPIPDEQVPEPVRPLISRGLAKTPPERPQSAAEFVAELQAVATDAYGPDWEERGQRKLAALVALLPLLLPSAAGGTAATTALAHTRLGQSPGGGAEAGAPANPGAGGAAGTGVGLGAGPAAPAGALGSLPPHSGRRRPRLGRHGRLLAGAVTVVLITGALAFTAVATGGNGPVADASSTTTPTALTTLTSGQPTDLTTAPTTSTTPSAAPTASGSASPSASASASSAPPDDSTSLPTTGAPTATTTGPGTPAAPTTGPTKSGPTATTATTKPAAPPTTTAPPPPHVTSVSLGGLSCDDSVVSGTVTVQTNGTGGTLTLTWFHGRSATSSGIPVATQSVTLPKGKTSFSQNYVRYFGNDPGPYWGLSAATSPSAASTSGNPATIRACYPVIT, encoded by the coding sequence ATGGACAGCAACGACGGCTCCGGCAGACCCGCGCACGGCGGGCCCGGTGACGGCGCCGAACGCTGGGTGGTACCCGGCTACACCCACGAACGAGACCTCGGCGCCGGCGCCTCCGGCCTCGTGGTACTGGCCCGCCACCAGACGACCGGCACCGCAGTGGCCATCAAATACCTGTCCGGCCCACTCGGCCAGGACCACCGCTTCCGGGAGGCGTTCCGCGACGAGGCCACCCTCCTCGGCGGCCTCGACTCCCCGCACATCGCCCGCTTCTACGAATACGTCGAGGACGGGCCCGACGCCGCCATCGTCATGGAACTCGTCGACGGCATCTCGCTGCACACCCTGCTGAGCCAGGAAGGCGCCACCGACCCCGAACCCGCCCTCACCGTCCTCAAAGGCTCCCTGCTCGGCCTGGCCGCAGCCCACGCCGCAGGCGTCGTCCACCGCGACTACAAGCCCGCCAACATCCTGGTCACCGCCGACGGCGGCTCCAAACTCGTCGACTTCGGCGTCGCCGTCCGCAGCGGCGAAAGCGGCACCGTCGCCGGCACCCCCTCGTACATGGCCCCCGAACAATGGACCGGCGGCCCGGCCACCCCCGCCACCGACGTCTACGCCGCCACCGCCACCTTCTACGAGTGCCTCACCGGTACCAAGCCCTACGCCGGCACCACCATGTTCGAACTGGCCGTCCAGCACACCGAGGCCCCCATACCCGACGAGCAGGTACCCGAACCGGTCCGCCCGCTCATCAGCCGCGGCCTCGCCAAAACCCCGCCCGAACGCCCTCAGAGCGCCGCCGAGTTCGTCGCCGAACTCCAAGCCGTCGCCACCGACGCGTACGGCCCGGACTGGGAGGAGCGCGGACAGCGCAAACTCGCCGCCCTCGTCGCCCTACTGCCCCTGCTGCTGCCCTCCGCCGCGGGCGGCACCGCGGCCACCACCGCCCTGGCCCACACCCGACTCGGCCAAAGCCCCGGCGGCGGCGCCGAAGCCGGCGCCCCGGCGAACCCAGGAGCGGGCGGCGCCGCCGGTACCGGTGTCGGTCTCGGCGCCGGGCCCGCCGCGCCGGCCGGCGCCCTCGGCTCCCTGCCACCCCACAGCGGAAGACGCCGACCACGCCTCGGCCGACACGGCAGACTCCTGGCCGGCGCGGTCACCGTCGTCCTCATCACCGGCGCACTCGCCTTCACCGCGGTCGCGACCGGCGGCAACGGACCCGTCGCCGACGCGTCCTCCACCACCACCCCGACCGCCCTGACCACCCTCACCTCGGGCCAGCCCACCGACCTCACCACCGCCCCCACGACAAGCACCACACCCTCGGCAGCACCGACCGCGTCCGGATCGGCGAGCCCCTCCGCGTCGGCATCGGCCTCCTCCGCCCCGCCCGACGACAGCACAAGCCTCCCCACGACCGGCGCCCCCACAGCGACCACCACAGGACCCGGCACCCCCGCGGCACCGACCACCGGACCGACGAAAAGCGGACCCACCGCCACCACTGCGACCACGAAACCCGCAGCGCCACCGACGACCACCGCCCCGCCGCCCCCGCACGTGACCTCCGTGTCCCTCGGCGGCCTCTCCTGCGACGACAGCGTCGTCAGCGGAACCGTGACCGTCCAGACCAACGGAACCGGCGGCACCCTGACCCTCACCTGGTTCCACGGCCGCAGCGCCACATCGTCGGGAATCCCCGTGGCCACGCAGTCGGTCACCCTCCCGAAGGGCAAGACGTCGTTCAGCCAGAACTACGTGCGCTACTTCGGCAACGACCCCGGCCCGTACTGGGGCCTGTCCGCCGCCACCAGCCCGAGCGCCGCCTCCACCAGCGGCAACCCCGCCACGATCCGCGCCTGCTACCCCGTCATCACCTGA
- a CDS encoding ANTAR domain-containing response regulator produces the protein MPSVTTRVVIAEDEALIRLDLKEMLEEEGYSVVGEAGDGESAVKLAEEHRPDLVILDVKMPVLDGISAAERIAGEKLAPVLMLTAFSQRELVERARDAGAMAYLVKPFTKSDLVPAIEMAVSRFQELRALEAEIADLSLRLETRKLVDRAKSVLQTKYGLTEPAAFRWIQKTSMDRRMSMQAVAQAVIDEVSEK, from the coding sequence GTGCCGTCGGTGACGACGAGGGTCGTGATCGCGGAGGACGAGGCGTTGATCCGGCTGGATCTGAAGGAGATGTTGGAGGAGGAGGGCTACTCCGTCGTCGGTGAGGCCGGTGACGGGGAGTCGGCGGTGAAGCTGGCGGAGGAGCATCGGCCGGATCTGGTGATCCTGGATGTGAAGATGCCGGTGTTGGACGGTATCTCGGCGGCGGAGCGGATCGCCGGGGAGAAGTTGGCGCCGGTGTTGATGCTGACGGCGTTCTCGCAGCGGGAGTTGGTGGAGCGGGCCAGGGACGCCGGGGCGATGGCGTATCTGGTGAAGCCGTTCACCAAGAGCGATCTGGTGCCGGCGATCGAGATGGCGGTGAGTCGTTTCCAGGAGCTGCGTGCGTTGGAGGCGGAGATCGCGGATCTGTCGCTGCGGTTGGAGACGCGGAAGCTGGTGGATCGGGCGAAGAGTGTGTTGCAGACGAAGTACGGGCTGACGGAGCCGGCGGCGTTCCGGTGGATTCAGAAGACGTCGATGGATCGGCGGATGTCGATGCAGGCGGTTGCGCAGGCGGTGATCGACGAGGTCTCGGAGAAGTAG
- a CDS encoding branched-chain amino acid ABC transporter permease, whose translation MHTLPQQLANGLFIGSMYGLIAIGYTMVYGIVQLINFAHGEIFMTGAFGALTVWINLPDGFSIWLALPLMLIGGAIVSVLIAVAAERFAYRPLRNAPRLAPLITAIGLSLALQQAVFVWYPGADNAKTFPQLGTHPYHVGSIDIQRGDIFLIAAAVICMIGLATFVRTSRTGRAMQATAQDPDTAQLMGIDTNRIIVIAFAIGGFFAAVAGLASGLKYGQVSYNMGFQAGLKAFTAAVLGGIGNIYGAMLGGLVLGIAESCASAYIADIPGMQQLGGGGWANVWAFVLLIVVLLVRPQGLLGERVADRA comes from the coding sequence GTGCACACCCTGCCGCAACAGCTGGCCAACGGGCTGTTCATCGGCTCGATGTACGGGCTCATCGCCATCGGCTACACGATGGTGTACGGCATCGTCCAGCTCATCAACTTCGCCCACGGCGAGATCTTCATGACCGGCGCCTTCGGCGCCCTCACGGTCTGGATCAACCTCCCCGACGGCTTCAGTATCTGGCTCGCACTGCCCCTGATGCTGATCGGCGGCGCCATCGTCTCCGTACTGATCGCCGTCGCCGCCGAACGGTTCGCCTACCGGCCACTGCGCAACGCACCACGCCTGGCCCCCCTCATCACCGCCATCGGCCTGTCACTGGCACTCCAGCAGGCGGTCTTCGTCTGGTACCCCGGCGCGGACAACGCCAAAACGTTCCCCCAACTGGGAACCCACCCCTACCACGTCGGCTCCATCGACATCCAGCGCGGCGACATCTTCCTCATCGCCGCCGCCGTCATCTGCATGATCGGCCTCGCCACCTTCGTCCGCACCAGCCGCACCGGACGCGCCATGCAGGCCACCGCACAGGACCCCGACACCGCACAACTCATGGGCATCGACACCAACCGCATCATCGTCATCGCCTTCGCCATCGGCGGCTTCTTCGCCGCCGTCGCCGGCCTCGCCTCCGGCCTCAAATACGGCCAGGTCTCCTACAACATGGGCTTCCAAGCCGGCCTCAAAGCCTTCACCGCCGCCGTCCTCGGCGGCATCGGCAACATCTACGGCGCCATGCTCGGCGGCCTCGTCCTCGGCATCGCCGAATCCTGCGCCTCCGCCTACATCGCCGACATCCCCGGCATGCAACAACTCGGTGGCGGCGGCTGGGCCAACGTCTGGGCCTTCGTACTGCTCATCGTCGTCCTGCTGGTCAGGCCCCAGGGCCTGCTCGGCGAACGCGTCGCGGACAGGGCGTGA